In Oryza glaberrima chromosome 8, OglaRS2, whole genome shotgun sequence, the following are encoded in one genomic region:
- the LOC127782554 gene encoding tetraspanin-7-like, which produces MAPRCSNAVFAAFNVVTLLLGAAVLAAGIYYGAPHRGGGGVTECERFLRAPALALGGAIVAVSLAGLAGACCHATPLLWAYLLLTGLLILAAACFGVFALVVTNAGAGRAVSGRGFREYHLGDYSTWLRRSVEDGGHWARIRSCLVDTGVCRSLKSNQTLDEFVNSNLSPLQSGCCKPPTACNFTYQNETYWIKPPTPSNYSDPDCNSWSNDQSELCYGCQSCKAGVLGNLRSSWKKIAFVNAAFVALLLVVYSLGCCALRNNRRHKYSLVGK; this is translated from the exons ATGGCGCCGCGGTGCAGCAACGCCGTCTTCGCGGCCTTCAACGTCGTCACGCTCCTCCTGGGCGCCGCCGTTCTCGCCGCGGGGATCTACTACGGCGCCccgcaccgcggcggcggcggcgtcaccgagTGCGAGCGGTTCCTCCGCGCGCCGGCGCTCGCCCTCGGCGGCGCCATCGTGGCCGTGTCCCTGGCGGGGCTCGCCGGCGCGTGCTGCCACGCGACGCCGCTGCTGTGGGCCTACCTCCTCCTGACGGGCCTcctcatcctcgccgccgcctgcttcgGCGTGTTCGCGCTCGTCGTCACCAACGCCGGCGCCGGGCGGGCCGTGTCCGGGAGAGGGTTCAGGGAGTACCACCTCGGCGACTACTCGACGTGGCTCCGCCGGAGCGTGGAGGACGGCGGCCACTGGGCGAGGATCAGGAGCTGCCTCGTCGACACCGGCGTGTGCCGGAGCTTGAAGAGCAACCAGACGCTCGACGAATTCGTCAACTCCAACCTCTCGCCGCTGCAG TCTGGATGCTGCAAGCCACCAACAGCATGCAACTTCACATACCAGAACGAGACATACTGGATCAAGCCTCCTACACCCAGCAACTACTCAGACCCTGACTGCAACTCCTGGTCGAATGACCAGTCTGAGCTCTGCTACGGCTGCCAGTCCTGCAAGGCCGGTGTTCTTGGCAACCTGAGGAGCAGCTGGAAGAAGATCGCCTTCGTCAACGCCGCCttcgtcgccctcctcctcgtcgtctacTCCCTCGGCTGCTGCGCGCTCCGGAACAACCGGCGGCACAAGTACTCGCTGGTTGGGAAATGA
- the LOC127781525 gene encoding uncharacterized protein LOC127781525 yields the protein MASASRLLPPTPPPHSAASPPARHRHPTLAAPLSRRPINPPRLRCRAASAAAAAGAAATTTTGGGGGALVLEGSGAGAVAVREFVTLDELRAAVRLRIRTFYEYATDSYGAEDLRKSLADREYDALQDRISGKMINFQRVSCINGTVPLLPSLVSAEELCSTCKFVEDGEERVVIGSLDLNQCLWLPDELTGKRPGVNESSHTRAYLSNVCVAKELQRNGLGYALVDKSKKLAREWGITDLYVHVAINNEAAQKLYNKCGFVYESEEPAWKARFLGRPRRLLLWLDLKKDAL from the exons atggcgtcggcgtcgcggctGCTGCCGCCCACGCCACCTCCCCACTCCGCCGCATCCCCTCctgcccgccaccgccaccccacCCTCGCCGCCCCGCTCTCCCGCCGCCCGATCAATCCGCCGCGCCTCcggtgccgcgccgcctccgccgccgccgccgcgggggcggcagccaccaccaccaccggcggcggcggaggcgcgctgGTGCTGGAGgggagcggcgcgggcgcggtggcCGTGCGGGAGTTCGTGACGCTCGacgagctccgcgccgccgtgcgcctccGCATCCGCACTTTCTACGAGTACGCCACCGACTCCTACGGGGCCGAG GATCTCAGAAAATCTCTGGCAGACCGGGAGTATGACGCATTACAAGATCGAATTTCTGGGAAGATGATCAATTTTCAAAGAGTTTCATGTATAAATGGAACAGTCCCACTGTTGCCTTCTTTGGTGTCGGCAGAGGAGCTTTGTTCTACATGTAAG TTTGTGGAAGATGGAGAAGAGAGAGTTGTAATTGGTAGTTTAGACCTTAATCAGTGTCTTTGGCTACCAGATGAACTGACCGGAAAGAGGCCTGGG gtAAATGAGTCCAGCCATACAAGGGCTTATCTGAGCAATGTTTGTGTTGCTAAGGAGCTTCAAAGAAATGGATTGGGTTATGCCCTCGTTGACAAGTCTAAGAAACTGGCTCGTGAATGGG GTATAACTGATCTGTATGTGCATGTTGCCATCAACAATGAGGCAGCACAGAAGCTGTACAACAAATGTGGATTTGTCTATGAGAGTGAGGAGCCTGCATGGAAGGCTAGGTTTCTTGGCCGGCCCCGAAGGCTGCTTCTTTGGCTCGATCTGAAAAAAGACGCTTTGTGA
- the LOC127781344 gene encoding transcription factor IBH1-like 1, with product MHAPRKFKKAFMERLLLSLQVAGLTSKSMGLRERRDAVRLSSDVAMASARGRAAPWARALVARHAAERRNEPLLRRIMGGDVYERAVSSAGAAVARSRRIVRRSQRVACSSRRKRRSLAMAAASGGGGALAARRMVKGRLRLLRRLVPGGEALRGFSLLSETLDYVVCLKTQVELMHSLCKGSQQQQQQKLHLQLG from the coding sequence ATGCATGCTCCAAGAAAGTTCAAGAAGGCGTTCATGGAGCGGCTGCTGCTGAGCCTGCAGGTGGCCGGGCTGACGTCCAAGTCCATGGGCCTCCGGGAGCGCCGCGATGCCGTCAGGCTGTCCTCCGACGTCGCCATGGCGTcggcgcgcggccgcgcggcgcccTGGGCGCGCGCCCTCGtggcgcgccacgccgccgagcgccgcaacgagccgctcctccgccgcatcATGGGCGGCGACGTCTACGAGCGCGCGgtctcctccgccggcgccgccgtggcgaggagcaggaggatCGTGAGGAGGTCGCAGAGGGTGGCGTGCAgctcgaggaggaagcggcggagCCTGGCAAtggccgcggcgagcggcggcggcggcgcattggcggcgaggaggatggtGAAGGGCCGGCTCCGGCTGCTCCGGCGGCtcgtccccggcggcgaggcgctgcGCGGCTTCTCGCTGCTAAGCGAGACGCTCGACTACGTCGTGTGCCTCAAGACGCAGGTCGAGCTCATGCATAGCCTCTGCAAAGGatcccagcagcagcagcagcagaagctgcATCTGCAGCtgggatga